A genomic stretch from Scatophagus argus isolate fScaArg1 chromosome 19, fScaArg1.pri, whole genome shotgun sequence includes:
- the LOC124051045 gene encoding solute carrier family 23 member 1-like isoform X3, which translates to MASGKASDGLNNLAFNMDEEVNDELRGKKGKTYGSSSVLEEDSNKPTYCVTDVPPWYLCIFLGIQHYLTAFGGILSIPLILSEGLCLQHDSLIQSRLINTIFFVSGLCTLLQVTFGVRLPILQGGTFALLTPAMAMLSMPEWTCPAWTQNASLVNTSSPLFIEVWQTRMRTLQGSIMVASLLQILVGFSGLIGFLMRFIGPLTIAPTVSLIGLSLYDSAGSKLGSHWGISAMTTVLIILFSQYLRRIPIPVPAYNKTKKLHTSKFHIFQIMPILLGIAVSWFVCYLLTIYDVLPSDPAQYGHLARTDVKGNVVNEASWFTFPYPGQWGMPTVSLAGVLGIMAGIICSMAESVGDYHACAKLSGAPPPPKHAISRGIGVEGLGCLLAGAFGTGNGTTSFSENVAALGITKVGSRTVLLLSGLVMILMGVLGKIGAIFTTIPIPVLGGMFLIMFGVITAAGISNLQSTDMNSPRNMFVFGFSMFSALVIPNWIIKNPEFFKTGVKEVDQVVHILLTTHMFVGGFLGFFLDNTIPGTKRERGLLAWDKVDLEDSCNTLENEDIYDLPFGITSHLSYRSWIRYVPFCPQKWHRTQYKSEDNNVSQSHGSEQESNRRGIIDEYAL; encoded by the exons ATGGCTTCAGGCAAAGCAAGCGATGGACTCAACAATCTTGCTTTTAAT ATGGATGAAGAAGTCAATGATGAACTCAgaggaaagaagggaaagaCATATGGGAGCAGCTCTGTACTGGAAGAAGACAGTAATAAACCAACCTATTGTGTGACTGACGTTCCCCCCTGGTacctttgtatttttttgggCATTCAG CATTACCTGACAGCATTTGGTGGcatcctctccatccctctcattctctctgaGGGGCTGTGTCTGCAGCATGACAGCTTGATCCAGAGTCGCCTCATTAACAccattttctttgtctctggcCTCTGCACTCTGCTGCAGGTTACCTTCGGTGTCAG ACTTCCCATCCTACAGGGTGGTACATTTGCTTTGCTGACCCCTGCCATGGCCATGTTGTCCATGCCAGAGTGGACATGCCCAGCTTGGACCCAGAATGCCAGTCTGGTCAACACCTCCTCACCACTCTTCATAGAAGTGTGGCAGACCCGCATGAGAACA CTGCAGGGCTCTATCATGGTGGCCTCTCTCCTCCAGATCCTGGTGGGCTTCTCAGGCCTCATCGGTTTCCTCATGCGCTTCATTGGTCCCTTAACCATTGCTCCCACAGTCTCTCTCATAGGCCTGTCACTGTACGATTCAGCTGGATCCAAGCTTGGCAGTCACTGGGGCATCTCTGCTAT GACCACAGTGCTGATCATTCTTTTCTCCCAGTATCTCCGCCGCATACCAATCCCTGTTCCTGCATACAACAAAACCAAGAAACTTCACACTTCAAAGTTCCATATCTTCCAGATAATGCCT ATTCTGCTGGGCATTGCGGTCTCATGGTTTGTCTGCTACCTCCTCACCATCTATGATGTCCTGCCATCTGATCCAGCCCAATATGGCCACCTGGCACGAACTGATGTGAAGGGAAATGTGGTGAATGAGGCTTCCTGGTTCACATTTCCATATCCTG GTCAATGGGGCATGCCAACTGTGAGTCTGGCAGGTGTACTTGGCATCATGGCTGGAATCATTTGCTCCATGGCAGAGTCTGTGGGGGACTACCACGCATGTGCCAAGCTGTCAGGGGCCCCTCCTCCCCCGAAGCATGCCATCAGCCGGGGCATTGGTGTTGAAGGGCTTGGCTGTTTGTTGGCAGGGGCCTTTGGCACAGGTAATGGCACCACCTCATTTAGTGAGAATGTGGCTGCCCTGGGTATCACCAAG GTGGGCAGCCGAACGGTGCTTCTTCTGAGTGGACTTGTCATGATTTTGATGGGGGTGTTGGGCAAAATTGGAGCCATCTTCACAACCATCCCCATCCCTGTGCTTGGAGGGATGTTCCTGATCATGTTTGGTGTTATAACTGCAGCAGGCATTTCTAATCTGCAA TCCACAGACATGAATTCCCCCAggaatatgtttgtttttggtttttccatgttttctgcACTTGTCATTCCAAACTGGATTATAAAGAATCCAGAGTTCTTCAAAACAG GTGTTAAAGAGGTAGACCAAGTGGTGCACATTCTGTTGACCACTCATATGTTTGTAGGAGGGTTTCTCGGCTTCTTCCTAGATAACACAATTCCTG GAACCAAACGTGAGCGTGGCCTCTTAGCCTGGGACAAAGTAGACCTTGAGGACTCTTGCAACACTTtggaaaatgaagacatttatgATCTCCCCTTTGGCATAACCTCTCACCTCTCATATCGGTCTTGGATTCGTTATGTTCCTTTCTGCCCACAGAAATGGCATAGAACTCAGTACAAATCTGAAGACAACAATGTGTCACAGAGCCATGGGAGTGAGCAAGAATCTAATAGAAGAGGGATCATTGATGAATATGCTCTTTAA
- the LOC124051045 gene encoding solute carrier family 23 member 1-like isoform X1 — MASGKASDGLNNLAFNMDEEVNDELRGKKGKTYGSSSVLEEDSNKPTYCVTDVPPWYLCIFLGIQHYLTAFGGILSIPLILSEGLCLQHDSLIQSRLINTIFFVSGLCTLLQVTFGVRLPILQGGTFALLTPAMAMLSMPEWTCPAWTQNASLVNTSSPLFIEVWQTRMRTLQGSIMVASLLQILVGFSGLIGFLMRFIGPLTIAPTVSLIGLSLYDSAGSKLGSHWGISAMTTVLIILFSQYLRRIPIPVPAYNKTKKLHTSKFHIFQIMPILLGIAVSWFVCYLLTIYDVLPSDPAQYGHLARTDVKGNVVNEASWFTFPYPGQWGMPTVSLAGVLGIMAGIICSMAESVGDYHACAKLSGAPPPPKHAISRGIGVEGLGCLLAGAFGTGNGTTSFSENVAALGITKVGSRTVLLLSGLVMILMGVLGKIGAIFTTIPIPVLGGMFLIMFGVITAAGISNLQVSKGMKCVLFRRLFLTAFILFRILLTHLVLQSTDMNSPRNMFVFGFSMFSALVIPNWIIKNPEFFKTGVKEVDQVVHILLTTHMFVGGFLGFFLDNTIPGTKRERGLLAWDKVDLEDSCNTLENEDIYDLPFGITSHLSYRSWIRYVPFCPQKWHRTQYKSEDNNVSQSHGSEQESNRRGIIDEYAL; from the exons ATGGCTTCAGGCAAAGCAAGCGATGGACTCAACAATCTTGCTTTTAAT ATGGATGAAGAAGTCAATGATGAACTCAgaggaaagaagggaaagaCATATGGGAGCAGCTCTGTACTGGAAGAAGACAGTAATAAACCAACCTATTGTGTGACTGACGTTCCCCCCTGGTacctttgtatttttttgggCATTCAG CATTACCTGACAGCATTTGGTGGcatcctctccatccctctcattctctctgaGGGGCTGTGTCTGCAGCATGACAGCTTGATCCAGAGTCGCCTCATTAACAccattttctttgtctctggcCTCTGCACTCTGCTGCAGGTTACCTTCGGTGTCAG ACTTCCCATCCTACAGGGTGGTACATTTGCTTTGCTGACCCCTGCCATGGCCATGTTGTCCATGCCAGAGTGGACATGCCCAGCTTGGACCCAGAATGCCAGTCTGGTCAACACCTCCTCACCACTCTTCATAGAAGTGTGGCAGACCCGCATGAGAACA CTGCAGGGCTCTATCATGGTGGCCTCTCTCCTCCAGATCCTGGTGGGCTTCTCAGGCCTCATCGGTTTCCTCATGCGCTTCATTGGTCCCTTAACCATTGCTCCCACAGTCTCTCTCATAGGCCTGTCACTGTACGATTCAGCTGGATCCAAGCTTGGCAGTCACTGGGGCATCTCTGCTAT GACCACAGTGCTGATCATTCTTTTCTCCCAGTATCTCCGCCGCATACCAATCCCTGTTCCTGCATACAACAAAACCAAGAAACTTCACACTTCAAAGTTCCATATCTTCCAGATAATGCCT ATTCTGCTGGGCATTGCGGTCTCATGGTTTGTCTGCTACCTCCTCACCATCTATGATGTCCTGCCATCTGATCCAGCCCAATATGGCCACCTGGCACGAACTGATGTGAAGGGAAATGTGGTGAATGAGGCTTCCTGGTTCACATTTCCATATCCTG GTCAATGGGGCATGCCAACTGTGAGTCTGGCAGGTGTACTTGGCATCATGGCTGGAATCATTTGCTCCATGGCAGAGTCTGTGGGGGACTACCACGCATGTGCCAAGCTGTCAGGGGCCCCTCCTCCCCCGAAGCATGCCATCAGCCGGGGCATTGGTGTTGAAGGGCTTGGCTGTTTGTTGGCAGGGGCCTTTGGCACAGGTAATGGCACCACCTCATTTAGTGAGAATGTGGCTGCCCTGGGTATCACCAAG GTGGGCAGCCGAACGGTGCTTCTTCTGAGTGGACTTGTCATGATTTTGATGGGGGTGTTGGGCAAAATTGGAGCCATCTTCACAACCATCCCCATCCCTGTGCTTGGAGGGATGTTCCTGATCATGTTTGGTGTTATAACTGCAGCAGGCATTTCTAATCTGCAAGTAAGCAAAGGcatgaagtgtgttttattcAGAAGATTGTTTCTGACTGCTTTCATACTATTTAGAATTTTGCTGACACATCTCGTTTTACAGTCCACAGACATGAATTCCCCCAggaatatgtttgtttttggtttttccatgttttctgcACTTGTCATTCCAAACTGGATTATAAAGAATCCAGAGTTCTTCAAAACAG GTGTTAAAGAGGTAGACCAAGTGGTGCACATTCTGTTGACCACTCATATGTTTGTAGGAGGGTTTCTCGGCTTCTTCCTAGATAACACAATTCCTG GAACCAAACGTGAGCGTGGCCTCTTAGCCTGGGACAAAGTAGACCTTGAGGACTCTTGCAACACTTtggaaaatgaagacatttatgATCTCCCCTTTGGCATAACCTCTCACCTCTCATATCGGTCTTGGATTCGTTATGTTCCTTTCTGCCCACAGAAATGGCATAGAACTCAGTACAAATCTGAAGACAACAATGTGTCACAGAGCCATGGGAGTGAGCAAGAATCTAATAGAAGAGGGATCATTGATGAATATGCTCTTTAA
- the LOC124051045 gene encoding solute carrier family 23 member 1-like isoform X2 → MASGKASDGLNNLAFNMDEEVNDELRGKKGKTYGSSSVLEEDSNKPTYCVTDVPPWYLCIFLGIQHYLTAFGGILSIPLILSEGLCLQHDSLIQSRLINTIFFVSGLCTLLQVTFGVRLPILQGGTFALLTPAMAMLSMPEWTCPAWTQNASLVNTSSPLFIEVWQTRMRTGSIMVASLLQILVGFSGLIGFLMRFIGPLTIAPTVSLIGLSLYDSAGSKLGSHWGISAMTTVLIILFSQYLRRIPIPVPAYNKTKKLHTSKFHIFQIMPILLGIAVSWFVCYLLTIYDVLPSDPAQYGHLARTDVKGNVVNEASWFTFPYPGQWGMPTVSLAGVLGIMAGIICSMAESVGDYHACAKLSGAPPPPKHAISRGIGVEGLGCLLAGAFGTGNGTTSFSENVAALGITKVGSRTVLLLSGLVMILMGVLGKIGAIFTTIPIPVLGGMFLIMFGVITAAGISNLQVSKGMKCVLFRRLFLTAFILFRILLTHLVLQSTDMNSPRNMFVFGFSMFSALVIPNWIIKNPEFFKTGVKEVDQVVHILLTTHMFVGGFLGFFLDNTIPGTKRERGLLAWDKVDLEDSCNTLENEDIYDLPFGITSHLSYRSWIRYVPFCPQKWHRTQYKSEDNNVSQSHGSEQESNRRGIIDEYAL, encoded by the exons ATGGCTTCAGGCAAAGCAAGCGATGGACTCAACAATCTTGCTTTTAAT ATGGATGAAGAAGTCAATGATGAACTCAgaggaaagaagggaaagaCATATGGGAGCAGCTCTGTACTGGAAGAAGACAGTAATAAACCAACCTATTGTGTGACTGACGTTCCCCCCTGGTacctttgtatttttttgggCATTCAG CATTACCTGACAGCATTTGGTGGcatcctctccatccctctcattctctctgaGGGGCTGTGTCTGCAGCATGACAGCTTGATCCAGAGTCGCCTCATTAACAccattttctttgtctctggcCTCTGCACTCTGCTGCAGGTTACCTTCGGTGTCAG ACTTCCCATCCTACAGGGTGGTACATTTGCTTTGCTGACCCCTGCCATGGCCATGTTGTCCATGCCAGAGTGGACATGCCCAGCTTGGACCCAGAATGCCAGTCTGGTCAACACCTCCTCACCACTCTTCATAGAAGTGTGGCAGACCCGCATGAGAACA GGCTCTATCATGGTGGCCTCTCTCCTCCAGATCCTGGTGGGCTTCTCAGGCCTCATCGGTTTCCTCATGCGCTTCATTGGTCCCTTAACCATTGCTCCCACAGTCTCTCTCATAGGCCTGTCACTGTACGATTCAGCTGGATCCAAGCTTGGCAGTCACTGGGGCATCTCTGCTAT GACCACAGTGCTGATCATTCTTTTCTCCCAGTATCTCCGCCGCATACCAATCCCTGTTCCTGCATACAACAAAACCAAGAAACTTCACACTTCAAAGTTCCATATCTTCCAGATAATGCCT ATTCTGCTGGGCATTGCGGTCTCATGGTTTGTCTGCTACCTCCTCACCATCTATGATGTCCTGCCATCTGATCCAGCCCAATATGGCCACCTGGCACGAACTGATGTGAAGGGAAATGTGGTGAATGAGGCTTCCTGGTTCACATTTCCATATCCTG GTCAATGGGGCATGCCAACTGTGAGTCTGGCAGGTGTACTTGGCATCATGGCTGGAATCATTTGCTCCATGGCAGAGTCTGTGGGGGACTACCACGCATGTGCCAAGCTGTCAGGGGCCCCTCCTCCCCCGAAGCATGCCATCAGCCGGGGCATTGGTGTTGAAGGGCTTGGCTGTTTGTTGGCAGGGGCCTTTGGCACAGGTAATGGCACCACCTCATTTAGTGAGAATGTGGCTGCCCTGGGTATCACCAAG GTGGGCAGCCGAACGGTGCTTCTTCTGAGTGGACTTGTCATGATTTTGATGGGGGTGTTGGGCAAAATTGGAGCCATCTTCACAACCATCCCCATCCCTGTGCTTGGAGGGATGTTCCTGATCATGTTTGGTGTTATAACTGCAGCAGGCATTTCTAATCTGCAAGTAAGCAAAGGcatgaagtgtgttttattcAGAAGATTGTTTCTGACTGCTTTCATACTATTTAGAATTTTGCTGACACATCTCGTTTTACAGTCCACAGACATGAATTCCCCCAggaatatgtttgtttttggtttttccatgttttctgcACTTGTCATTCCAAACTGGATTATAAAGAATCCAGAGTTCTTCAAAACAG GTGTTAAAGAGGTAGACCAAGTGGTGCACATTCTGTTGACCACTCATATGTTTGTAGGAGGGTTTCTCGGCTTCTTCCTAGATAACACAATTCCTG GAACCAAACGTGAGCGTGGCCTCTTAGCCTGGGACAAAGTAGACCTTGAGGACTCTTGCAACACTTtggaaaatgaagacatttatgATCTCCCCTTTGGCATAACCTCTCACCTCTCATATCGGTCTTGGATTCGTTATGTTCCTTTCTGCCCACAGAAATGGCATAGAACTCAGTACAAATCTGAAGACAACAATGTGTCACAGAGCCATGGGAGTGAGCAAGAATCTAATAGAAGAGGGATCATTGATGAATATGCTCTTTAA